From the genome of Homo sapiens chromosome 6 genomic scaffold, GRCh38.p14 alternate locus group ALT_REF_LOCI_3 HSCHR6_MHC_DBB_CTG1:
cccacggcaacctctgcctcccgggtttcaagcaattctctcacctcagcctcccaagtagctgagattacaggcacctgccaccatgcctggctaatttttgtatttttagaagagatggggttttgccatattggccagggtggactcgaactcttgaccttgggtgatccgcccaccttggcctcccaaagtgctgggattacaggcgtgagccactgcgccccgttgtttttctttcttttttagccCATGCTTTTTATACTTTTACCAGACCACCTCAGTTTGATCAGATGCAACtgcaaaaaatgataataaaagatgACATATATAGAAGCTtcctatgtgtcaagcactgttctAATTACTTTATATCGACTctgactcatttaatcttcacaagaacCTTGTAAAGTAGTATTACTATCTTCCATTTCTTCAGATAAAGAAACTGCAACATAGCTGGGTTAAGATTTTCAGATCTCCTTGAAACATACATAAGCATATATAAGGTTAAGACTTGCCCCAAATCACTCAGATGTCTCTCCTCTAAAATCTTGATGGTTTTTCGTGCACacagaataaaatctaaactccttAGCGAGACCCTCCATGATCTGAACTTCACATCTTGTAACGCCTACCCCTCGCCCGCAAAAGCCTATGGTTCAGCCAGACATTTTCCCCAGTCTTCGAACACACTGTTCTTGTCTTCCCACATCTTCATGCCTTAGCCCAATTCCTTGGCTTTTTCCCACCTAGTTTTCTGGTCCAACTTCTACCATCCTTTAAGATtcagttcaaatgtcactttctttcttttttttttttttgagatggaatctcgctctgtcgtccaggctggactgcagtggtgctatcttggctcactgcaacctctgcctccaggcttcaagcgattctcctgcctcagcctcccgagcagctgggattacaggcgcccggcatcacgcctggctaatttttgtatttttagtagagacggggtttcaccacggtctcgagctcctgacctcaggtgatccgcccaccttggccacccaaagtgttgggattacagcagtgagcaaccgcgcccggcctcaaatgtcactttctcagcaAACCCTTTCCTGGCGTGTTCCCTGCCTTCTCGTGTTCCTGGTGTATCCTGCCTGTTCCACAGTGGTCAATGGATTTGTGCTTACTCTAAGATCTCTCGCTATATTGTAACCATTACTTTCCATTTCTGCCTTCACACTCACCCACCTCCAGGACTGGATTAGGGGAACCGTGTCTTTCCCCTAGGGTCCATCATATTCATTCAATGGTTATGGTATACCTGTTTGAAGTATTTGGTATACATCTGTGAACCAAACATGAAATCGACCCTGCCCTCGGGAAGGCTCATCACCGAGCCTACTGATGAAGGAACAAATGAGATGGAAAGAAAATAGCATAAATGGAATTCACCTGAAAATATGCCACTCTAGAGGGAAACTGTTGACAGGTAGGGAAAGTAGGATGCCCCATGGATAAAGTGTCAACTCCGTCTTTATGACAGGCCAACTCAGCGGGTGCCCACCACGCTTGGCTCCAATTCAAAGAGCCACCATCTTTGGTCCCCACCTCAGTGGGTTCCCTTGTGGCCCGAcgtctccctgtgtcttcatacCTAAACTCGGAGCGGGGCGCCAGGTAAGGATGAGTATTACAGTCCGAGAAGCGAACTTCCAAGTCACCTCCGCCCAGTCGCACCCAAGGTACGCCCCTCCCGCCTTCTGGGGGAACCAAGATGGCTCCCGGGGAGCCGTGGGCCAGGCCCCTAGAACTCACCTACTTTAAGTCCCCGCGCGCGCCACCAGTAACGGTCGCGACCCGGGTGGAGCGACTGCGTGTGCCGAAAAAGAGCTTATTTGCTGATTGGCTTCTGCCGCTGTCTTTCACAACCGCAGCCAGTCGAGCGGAGGCACACCCAAAGCCCCGCCCCCTTAGAGTTCAAATAGGTGgtgtctcccaggctgctgaGATCAGTTAATGAGACGGTAATTGAAGGCCGCCGTGCGCCAACAGAATAATGCACGTCGATTGGGCAGCTCCAAGGGACAACCCACTACCGCTTGCCCGCCCACCACCCACTTCCCGCGCAGTTCCAAACCGCGACCAGAGAGTCTGGCGCCAGCTGCCGGCAACGGATAGAGGGGCTGTGTCATAGACGTCCGACGTGTCTGGTAAGGCCAGAGCGCCTTTCCTCGGTCCTCCTAGACATGGTGTCCGCTGACTCATGAGAAATGAAAGTGGGTTGCGCGTTGCAGTCGTGGCTGGAGGCTGCAGTTTGGAGAACAGCCCGTAGGCGTGGCAGTTCACTCCTGTTGCATtggaatttcatttccttttgatttggTTTGTAGTAGAAGTAATATCTTTCTTCCTGGGAATACGTCTCTGACGGACATTTTGAGGTCATTTTCTTAAATCCAAGATCCTAAAGATCTGTAGTCGAACAGAGAAAACTGGTTTGCTCTCTGTCTTAAAGGCTGTCCCCACCTTTCGAGGGGCGAGGGAAGGAtcataaaatcatttatttttattttttaattaactaatttatctattttttgagatggagttttgctcttgttgcccaggctggagtgcaatggcgcgatctcgactcaccgcaacctctgcctcccaggttcaagcgattctcctgcctcaacctcccaagtagctgggattacaggcatgcgccaccacgcccagcttatttttgtatttttagtagagacgtggtttctccatgttggtcaggctggtctcgaacttctgacctcaggtgatccgcccgcctcggcctctcaaagtggtgggattacaggcgtaaaccaccgcaTGCGgccatctatattttattttttgagacggactttcgctcttgttgcctaggctggagtgcaatggcgcgatctcgactcaccgcaacctccgccttctgggttcaagcaattctcctgtctcagcctcccgagtagctgggattacaggcatgcgctaccacgcccggctaattttgtatttttagtagagacggggtttctccatgttggtcagtctggtctcaaactccggacctcaggtgattctcccgcctgggcctcccaatgtgctgggattacaggcgtaagccactgcgcccggcctattttatctCACAATAAGACATGAAGAAAATGGTAACTATAACACTTGCATAATTCATAAAGTCCTTTCTGTTGGTTATCTCAATTCTGTGCACAACAGTCAAATAAGCAGATTTTACAAACGAGGAGCTGGAGCCCTGCAAAGTTAAAGGACTTTCCTAGGATCCTACAGCTAATATAGAGACAAATTGAAACAAGTTATCTGATTGTGTATTTTGAGTTATTTCTACTCCCACAAAATGACTGTGTTCATTTCCCTAAAACGTAAAGCATTATATTTTAAGTGGGTAGAGAGGGCTTACACAAGTTGATGTTCCCTCATTTAGAAGGCAACTTAGAAATACATTGATctgcccagcgcggtggctcacgcctgtaatcccagcactttgggaggcaaaggcgggcgaatcacgaggtgaggatatcgagaccatcctggctaacacagtgaaaccctgtctctactaaaaatacaaaaaaaaaaaaagaaatacattgatCTGTGTGATCGAATGTGAATTAACAATGACGTTGACTTGATACTACATTTCTGAGTGGTTACCACATTTTATTGATTGTATGCTTCTCACCAGACTGCAACATCCTGGAGGACAGGGAGCTAATTCTTAATCATTTTGTAACCATAGCTCCTAATTTGGTGGATACATAGTAACTATCAAATAAGTGAATAATAAATCTATGGGAAGAAGCAGATGGACTCCGTCTTGAACCCACTCAATTTTTCCCCCATCAATTACCCCTCTCTCGTTTTTCAATACTGGGTCTCTTGCAGAGTTGCAGTGGCGGCCACCTGGTCAGTGAAATCAGCGAATTGAAAAACCACTGACTTCATTAACATGTCTAAAGAGGCAGgctgaaaaaactgaaaatctatCAGGCATCTCATTCCATAGTTCCCTGTTTGACAAGAAGACCAAGGTGTCTTCAAAGTCTGCCCTAAGGTCCAGATCTCCTACCCACGTAGGAGACTTCTAGTTTCACAAATCCCCGATGTCGGTTTCTCTaaactattttattctttgaacATACTCTCCAGACAACATCGCTATCCTGAAAAGCCCTTGCtgcaattttgtttctctttcaaaaCAATGGCTCGAAAATTTCCAAGGAAATAGCAAGAGGGCGATTCCCTTCTTGAAGTATTTGAGGGAGCAGAAGCTTACTGAAGTTCATGCCTTGGGTCACCAAAGGCCAGGGGAGGCAGAGCACGGTGCCAGACTTCTCCCCATTTTTCGCTGAACTAAGCAATCCTTTCTCCCCTAGAGGTACTGCAGCTGGGAGCTTTCAGGGCGTGTCTTCCCCACCACCCAACTTCTGGAACCCCAGACTTCTCAATTCCTGTACCCCCAAGAACTGCTCACTTTTTGTACAAAAACCTCAGGCATAGAGGAAAGGAATCTTGCGCAAGGTCGtttttcatttacaaaacaaaaaccccatgaAAACCAAACCGGTACCCACCCATTCGTCACTTCATTTTGCAGCATGGACAACAATAGGGGACTACAACTCCCAAAGAGGACTGCGCTCGTCCACTGGCTCAGAGGCCAATGGACGCCTGGTACATGACCGGCATCGACTAATCAGGGCCAGGCTCGATGAGGCTTTGTCTCCCTACCGCGCGCGGGGCCGATTCTCCCGCCTCCCAGCCCCGGCGCACGCGCGCCCCGCCCAGCCTGCTTTCCCTCCGcgccctcccctctcctttctccctctcagAACCTTCCTGCCGTCGCGTTTGCACCTCGCTGCTCCAGCCTCTGGGGCGCATTCCAACCTTCCAGCCTGCGACCTgcggagaaaaaaaattacttattttcttgCCCCATACATACCTTGAGGcgagcaaaaaaattaaattttaaccaTGAGGGAAATCGTGCACATCCAGGCTGGTCAGTGTGGCAACCAGATCGGTGCCAAGGTAAGAATTTTacacctcttttatttctttttacaagGAAAAATCCAGGTAAGTTATGAAAAAATGGTTGTGGGGCATTTGCACCCGCTATCCTTAATCAAGATTTGCCCCTCTCAAGtttgttacatttatatatataacaattgtAGCTAGCATTTGCCTTTGGAAAGCTGGGAATCATTTTTCTTGGCAGGCACATTTTGGAGAAACTAGTAAAAGGGCTCTTCGGGTTTGGGGGCGGGAAGACCGAGGACTTATAAGATGTTACTTAAAAGGGCTTCTAACGGTCCGAGAACCGGGCAGGGAGAGAGATGCGGAAACGGTCGCAGACAAAGCGGGGCGAGGTTTTGCCCATGTGCATCCCGCCCAACCCCCCTGCGGGGTACTTAGGGCCAAACCGGAGCGGGAAGGGGTGAGGCCATCGGGCGGCTGCAGAGAGCTCCAGCGCAAGGGTGGGGGGCGATGCGCCAGGGTGGGCTGCGCTGGGCGCTACCTTTCACAAAAGACCAGGGACCCCAACGCGCCCGCGACCCCAGAGGGCCGGTCCTGTATTTGTTCCTGGGTGGAAGGAGAATAAGAACGGGATTAATTTTACTTGCTTTCATGGCCCCTAAGAGAGACTTTTTTAGGGCGTGAACAGATATGTCGAGAAAATGGGGGTGTGTGGTTTTCTTTAATGAGTCCCTCAGGACTTAATGGGAGAGAAAGAATCCTTTAAATCAAGGGGTAGAAATGTAGCGAAGGAATAAAAATTCCGAGGCcaagggggattttttttttttgcgcgCGGTTACAGTGTAGCGGGGGAGGGGCGGGAGGAAGTGCGGCTGCTACGTTGTAGCAGAAGGGCGGGGCCctgcggggcggggccggggcgccGTGGGCGCGCGGGGACAATGCGGCGTTGCCCGCCGGCAGGGGCGCGCTACCTTGGGCCCCGCCCCTCGCGCGCGGAATTTTTGTCCCTGGCCCCGCCCACGCGCGAAGTCTTTTGTCGGCGGCTCGACCTGCGCGTGCGCCGCAGTCACGTGGAGGGCGGGGGGGGTGGTCGACTGCGGCGGCAGCTCTTTCCTCAGACCCCCAGCCTTTTGTGCGCCGCGCGGTGGGGCGGTGCCCAGCTTGGGGGAAGGAGAGCGGCGCTTATCGAAGTGTGGTCGACCTCCATCCGCCCACCGAGCACTTGGGACCCGCTGCACATATCCAGAGCAGGGAAAGCTGTGGCTTTCTCGGGGGAGCGAGTGTCTAGGGGAAGGGTGTGGCAGGCCCACGGGATGCCATGCCCTAGAACAACGGCCTGAGCGCTTGTGGAATTAAAATGGGAGAtgtggggccgaggtgggcgaattgGGATCCCTccaggtcaggggttcgagaccatcctgggcaacaaagcgagaccctccCCCATGCcacgtttctacaaaaaataaaagtaaaaaattagctgggcgtggtggcgcgcgtctgtggtcccagctactcgagaggctgagatgggaggatcggttgagcctgggagttccacGCTGTAGTCatccgtgattgcaccactgcactgcaggctgggcaacaggaagaccctgtcttaaaaattagaagaagctgggcgcggtggctcacccttgtaatcccagcactttgggaggccaaggtgggcggatcacgaggtcaagagatctagaccatcctggccaacatggtgaaacccgtctctactaaaaatacaaaaagtagctgggcgtgttggtgcgcgcctatagtcccagctactccgggggctgaggcaggagaatcgcttgaacccgggaagcagaggttgcagtgagccgagatagcgccactgcactccagcctggtgacagagcgagactccgtctcaaaaaaaattaagaaaaagatgaaataaaatggtaGTTGGGGACATAGTTGGCTGGGACTTGACCTGTTGTGGTCTCGTTGCTCCCCCTCGGCAGTTCTGGGAGGTGATCAGTGATGAACATGGCATCGACCCCACCGGCACCTACCACGGGGACAGCGACCTGCAGCTGGACCGCATCTCTGTGTACTACAATGAAGCCACAGGTAAGGGCAGGAGCCCGGGCAGCTCAGgttcccttccctgtctcccaCTTATCTGGGATCTCTTTCCATTTCTGGGCACGCCTTATCCCCTTTGGGTGAATCTGTCATTTTGTCCCTTTCGTGAACCACCGTCGGGGCCAAAGACGTCTGCTGCCACCTGGTGGCGGGACCTGGAATGACAAGTCTCTGATCCCTGCTGTCTCCCATTTCCAGTATATCTATAAACCTTCCCTTCTGCCAGATTTCACAGCTCTTAACTTTATTCTCTGTAGGTGGCAAATATGTTCCTCGTGCCATCCTGGTGGATCTAGAACCTGGGACCATGGACTCTGTTCGCTCAGGTCCTTTTGGCCAGATCTTTAGACCAGACAACTTTGTATTTGGTGAGTTATACAGATGATATTAGCAGATGATATACCATCGTGTTCAACTTATTTGGGTGCAAGGACACAGCAAAAGTTAGGAGATGATTGTTGTATTGGAGTGCTAATACAGAAATGTGTTCTGAAATCTAACGGAGGGTAGAGGTAGTGCCTACTATTGCTGGTAAATTATGGGGCAGTAGGGGGAGAATATATCacagtgaaggagaaagaagataCATCCGAGGGAATTATTTGAAAAGTTGAAAGATGGAAACATCATGTATCTTCCATACCCTGTTAATTGAGCTTTTCTCCTGACTGCATTCCAGGTCAGTCTGGGGCAGGTAACAACTGGGCCAAAGGCCACTACACAGAGGGCGCCGAGCTGGTTGATTCTGTCCTGGATGTGGTACGGAAGGAGGCAGAGAGCTGTGACTGCCTGCAGGGCTTCCAGCTGACCCACTCACTGGGCGGGGGCACAGGCTCTGGAATGGGCACTCTCCTTATCAGCAAGATCCGAGAAGAATACCCTGATCGCATCATGAATACCTTCAGTGTGGTGCCTTCACCCAAAGTGTCTGACACCGTGGTCGAGCCCTACAATGCCACCCTCTCCGTCCATCAGTTGGTAGAGAATACTGATGAGACCTATTGCATTGACAACGAGGCCCTCTATGATATCTGCTTCCGCACTCTGAAGCTGACCACACCAACCTACGGGGATCTGAACCACCTTGTCTCAGCCACCATGAGTGGTGTCACCACCTGCCTCCGTTTCCCTGGCCAGCTCAATGCTGACCTCCGCAAGTTGGCAGTCAACATGGTCCCCTTCCCACGTCTCCATTTCTTTATGCCTGGCTTTGCCCCTCTCACCAGCCGTGGAAGCCAGCAGTATCGAGCTCTCACAGTGCCGGAACTCACCCAGCAGGTCTTCGATGCCAAGAACATGATGGCTGCCTGTGACCCCCGCCACGGCCGATACCTCACCGTGGCTGCTGTCTTCCGTGGTCGGATGTCCATGAAGGAGGTCGATGAGCAGATGCTTAACGTGCAGAACAAGAACAGCAGCTACTTTGTGGAATGGATCCCCAACAATGTCAAGACAGCCGTCTGTGACATCCCACCTCGTGGCCTCAAGATGGCAGTCACCTTCATTGGCAATAGCACAGCCATCCAGGAGCTCTTCAAGCGCATCTCGGAGCAGTTCACTGCCATGTTCCGCCGGAAGGCCTTCCTCCACTGGTACACAGGCGAGGGCATGGACGAGATGGAGTTCACCGAGGCTGAGAGCAACATGAACGACCTCGTCTCTGAGTATCAGCAGTACCAGGATGCCACcgcagaagaggaggaggatttCGGTGAGGAGGCCGAAGAGGAGGCCTAAGGCAGAGCCCCCATCACCTCAGGCTTCTCAGTTCCCTTAGCCGTCTTACTCAACTgcccctttcctctccctcagAATTTGTGTTTGCTGCCtctatcttgttttttgttttttcttctggggggggtctagaacagtgcctggcacatagtaggcgctcaataaatacttgtttgttgaatgtctcctctctctttccactCTGGGAAACCTAGGTTTCTGCCATTCTGGGTGaccctgtatttctttctggTGCCCATTCCATTTGTCCAGTTAATACTTCCTCTTAAAAATCTCCAAGAAGCTGGGTCTCCAGATCCCATTTAGAACCAACCAGGTGCTGAAAACACATGTAGATAATGGCCATCATCCTAAGCCCAAAGTAGAAAATGGTAGAAGGTAGTGGGTAGAAGTCACTATATAAGGAAGGGGATGGGATTTTCCATTCTAAAAGTTTTGGAGAGGGAAATCCAGGCTATTAAAGTCACTAAATTTCTAAGTATGTCCATTTCCCATCTCAGCTTCAAGGGAGGTGTCAGCAGTATTATCTCCACTTTCAATCTCCCTCCAAGCTCTACTCTGGAGGAGTCTGTCCCACTCTGTCAAGTGGAATCCTTCCCTTTCCAACTCTACCTCCCTCACTCAGCTCCTTTCCCCTGATCAGAGAAAGGGATCAAGGGGGTTGGGAGGGGGGAAAGAGACCAGCCTTGGTCCCTAAGCCTCCAGAAACGTCTTCTTAATCCCCACCTTTTCTTACTCCCAAAAAAGAATGAACACCCCTGACTCTGGAGTGGTGTATACTGCCACATCAGTGTTTGAGTCAGTCCCCAGAGGAGAGGGGAACCCTCCTCCATCTTTTTTGCAAcatctcatttcttccttttgctgtTGCTTCCCCCCTCACACACTTGGTTTTGTTCTATCCTACATTTgagatttctattttatgttgAACTTGCTGCTTTTTTTCATATTGAAAAGATGACATCGCCCCAAGAGCCAAAAATAAATGGGAATTGAAAAAAGCTGCGAGATGTGTGCTTATTTAGGGAAACACGGCTGGCTGATGGAGGCATGGGGCCTGAGTTCAGTTGCACTGCTCTCCTTAAATTGACACTTAATATTGAGTCCCTGTCCTACGGATTCAACCAACTGGATATTGGGAAAAGAGTTGTACTGGACATGTATAGACTtctcattattccctaaacaataatagtataaattatttacataatatttgcATTAGATTAGGTATTACAAGTAACGTAGAGATGATTTGAAGTACACAGGTTATATGCAAGTACTACATTTTATATGAGGGACTTGGGTGTCTGCCGATTTGGTATCTCAGGGAGGTACTGGTAAGGACACTGACTGCTTTATAGACCCTCACATCATTGTTTCTGGTACCCAAACTGCTCTGAGCACCAGTCAGTCTTTACTGTAGTCTCtgacagctcactacagccttgatgtcctgggctcaaacaatccatctcattctcccaagcagctgggactgtaggcataaGCCAGGTGAGCCAGTGCACCAGGCCCACCAATGAGTCTTAACTGGGGAAGGCATAGGCTTAGATGCAGGATCCAGGGATGGAAAATGGAAGCTGAGAAGAATGACAAATCACGTGTAACTGGTTTCCAGACCAGCATCCACATCCTCTGGGAACTTGCAGAAATAAATGCAAGTTTTTCATCCCACCCAGATGTACTGAACCATAAATGGTTGAACTGGCCTTGGCCACCCAGCCCAGGATTCCTTTGGGTTATGTGTACCCATGGCCATTTCCTGTGATCCTGTGGGCTTAGTCAACCTATGACACCAAGATAACTAGTGAAGCCCTGGTATGGTGGctcccacttgtaatcccagcactctggggggccgaggcaggaggatggcttgagcccaggagttccacaccagcctgggcagcagtgaaccatctaacaaaaaaaaaagctgggcatggtggtgcatgcctgtagtcccagctgctggggtaGAGGGGGGTGGTGGTTGTTGGGGGTAGGGGGGTGGGGATtggatgggaggattgcctgagcctgggaggtagaggctgcaatgagccctgACCCtacccctgcaccccagcctgggtgacagagcaagaccttgtctttttttttcttttttcttgagatggagtcttgctatgttgcccaggttggagcacattggcgcgatcttggctcgctacaacctctgcctcccgggttcaaggaattctgcctcagcttcccaagtagctgggattacaggcacccaccatcacgccgggctaatttttgtattttagtagagatggggtttcaccacgttggccaggactggtctcaaactcctgacctcaagtgatccacccgtctcagcctcccaaaaagttctgggactacaagcatgagccaccgtgcccggcccaagcccaagaccttgtctttaaaaaaaaaaaaggataactaGGCGGGATTGCTACCTTATGGTCCCATTCTAAAACAATCTGTACCATCTACTACCTCATACTTTTAAGTTCACAATGCAAGTCTCAAAGCTACCCTGAAAACAATAATTCCTTTTGCCATGTTTTCAGGAATTCTAGGAACTAGTATTATTCCCAACATTCCTTCTATTTTAGCATGCTTTTCTGACTATAATACACTGTTGGGGGGAAAAATTAACTCTAAAACTCTTGACAGTATATAAGTAACttgcttttctcccattctagAAAGCCTATTGTATGCAAGAAAGCCTATTGTATGCAAGGGAAGAAGCTACATTCtagcattcattttctttctaatagagccaggatcttgctttgtcacccaggctggaatgcagtggtgtgatcatggctcactacagccttagactcctgagctcaagtgatcctcccaccttagcctcccaagtagctaggactataggcaagAGTCACCATACCTGAGTctagcattcattttttttctctttttttttgaaacagtctcactctgtcacctaggctagagtgcagtggtgcgatcttggctcactgcaacctctgcttcccaggttcaagtaattctcctgcctcagcctcccaagtagctgggactactacttGGCATGTttcaccctgcctggctaatttttgtatttttggtagagacaaggtttcgtcatgttggccaggctggtcttgaactcctgacctcagatgatctgcctgccttggcctcccaaagtgctgggattacaggcatgagccactgtgccgggccaagCATTAATTTCCAGTTGCTTCTGTTTTATTAGTACTTACTTACAGCAATTTATTTGGGTAGCAAAGTTGAAAACCTCCAGCCCATCCCTCAGTCTTGGTCAGGAAAATATTCTAGACAACAGGCTCAAACAGTCTGATTTAATTAGGAAGTTAAATAAGTTGAGGTGGGGTGGAGTGGGATCATCAGAAGGCTGACATGGGACCGCTGGAGTTGGCAATCATAGCAGTGTGAGGTTGGCAAGGGGAGCAACCCCCTTCAAGACAAGGCACAAACTATTTGGCAAGGAGAGATGAGGGGTGGGACCTCACTGTCAATGGACATGCTCAGGGAGGCCAGTGGGTTACATGCAACAGGAGGATCATTCAGGCAACTTCAGCTATGAGGCTGGGCATCTGTGAGGGCTGAAggctcaggctgttctcaaaggCTTGTGATTCACCTGGCAAAAAGACAACAGTAGATGACACTTGGGAacattcgggaggctgaggcccctACTCTCCCGGGCCCCAGTTTAGACGAATGGGCTATAGGCAGAACACACACGGCCAGGGTTCTTTCTGGTGCCCTACCACCTGTTTCCCCAAACAAAGACATCAGGACCCACATACAATAAATCactgaagagaggagagggggcAGAGCCTTGTTTGCACACTCTCCTTAGCTCTGAATATTCTACTGCAGGCCTCCAGGAGGCTCCAAGGAACCCAGCTTGAAGGTCATTGGTATGATCCAGTGCTTTTATTTACatacgcttttttttttctttttttttttgagacggaatctcactctatcacccaggctagaatgcagtggtgcgatcttggcttactgcagcctccgcctcctgagttcaagtgattctcctgcctcagcctcccgagtagctgggattacaggtatgcgccaccatacccagctaatttttgtatttttggtagagatggggtatcaccatgttggccagggtgatctcaaacttctgacctcagctgatcgtccaccctggcctcccaaagttctgggattacaagtgtgagccacagcacccagcccgaatatgcatttctttctcttttttttttttgagacagagtcttgctctgttgcctaggatggagtgcagtggtgctatctcggctcactgcaagctctgcctcccaggttcacaccattctcctgcctcagcctccccagcagctgggactacaggcacacaccgccacgcccggctgttttgtatttttagtagagacggggtttcactgtgttggccaggatggtctcaatctcctgacctcgtgatccgcccgcctcagcctcccaaagtgctgggattacaggcatgagctaccgcgcctggaatttttttttttttttgagatagagtcttattctgtcacccaggctggagtgcagtggtgtgatctcagctcactgcaaccttcggctcctgggttccagcaattctcctgcctcagcttcccgagtagctgagattacaggcatgcaccaccaagcctggctaatttttttttgtatttttagtaaagatggtgtttcacc
Proteins encoded in this window:
- the TUBB gene encoding tubulin beta chain isoform c (isoform c is encoded by transcript variant 3), which gives rise to MREIVHIQAGQCGNQIGAKFWEVISDEHGIDPTGTYHGDSDLQLDRISVYYNEATGGKYVPRAILVDLEPGTMDSVRSGPFGQIFRPDNFVFGQSGAGNNWAKGHYTEGAELVDSVLDVVRKEVDEQMLNVQNKNSSYFVEWIPNNVKTAVCDIPPRGLKMAVTFIGNSTAIQELFKRISEQFTAMFRRKAFLHWYTGEGMDEMEFTEAESNMNDLVSEYQQYQDATAEEEEDFGEEAEEEA
- the TUBB gene encoding tubulin beta chain isoform b (isoform b is encoded by transcript variant 2); translation: MREIVHIQAGQCGNQIGAKFWEVISDEHGIDPTGTYHGDSDLQLDRISVYYNEATGGKYVPRAILVDLEPGTMDSVRSGPFGQIFRPDNFVFGQSGAGNNWAKGHYTEGAELVDSVLDVVRKEAESCDCLQGFQLTHSLGGGTGSGMGTLLISKIREEYPDRIMNTFSVVPSPKVSDTVVEPYNATLSVHQLVENTDETYCIDNEALYDICFRTLKLTTPTYGDLNHLVSATMSGVTTCLRFPGQLNADLRKLAVNMVPFPRLHFFMPGFAPLTSRGSQQYRALTVPELTQQVFDAKNMMAACDPRHGRYLTVAAVFRGRMSMKEVDEQMLNVQNKNSSYFVEWIPNNVKTAVCDIPPRGLKMAVTFIGNSTAIQELFKRISEQFTAMFRRKAFLHWYTGEGMDEMEFTEAESNMNDLVSEYQQYQDATAEEEEDFGEEAEEEA
- the TUBB gene encoding tubulin beta chain isoform d (isoform d is encoded by transcript variant 4), giving the protein MREIVHIQAGQCGKYVPRAILVDLEPGTMDSVRSGPFGQIFRPDNFVFGQSGAGNNWAKGHYTEGAELVDSVLDVVRKEAESCDCLQGFQLTHSLGGGTGSGMGTLLISKIREEYPDRIMNTFSVVPSPKVSDTVVEPYNATLSVHQLVENTDETYCIDNEALYDICFRTLKLTTPTYGDLNHLVSATMSGVTTCLRFPGQLNADLRKLAVNMVPFPRLHFFMPGFAPLTSRGSQQYRALTVPELTQQVFDAKNMMAACDPRHGRYLTVAAVFRGRMSMKEVDEQMLNVQNKNSSYFVEWIPNNVKTAVCDIPPRGLKMAVTFIGNSTAIQELFKRISEQFTAMFRRKAFLHWYTGEGMDEMEFTEAESNMNDLVSEYQQYQDATAEEEEDFGEEAEEEA
- the TUBB gene encoding tubulin beta chain isoform a (isoform a is encoded by transcript variant 1); its protein translation is MGDVGPRWANWDPSRSGVRDHPGQQSETLPHATFLQKIKFWEVISDEHGIDPTGTYHGDSDLQLDRISVYYNEATGGKYVPRAILVDLEPGTMDSVRSGPFGQIFRPDNFVFGQSGAGNNWAKGHYTEGAELVDSVLDVVRKEAESCDCLQGFQLTHSLGGGTGSGMGTLLISKIREEYPDRIMNTFSVVPSPKVSDTVVEPYNATLSVHQLVENTDETYCIDNEALYDICFRTLKLTTPTYGDLNHLVSATMSGVTTCLRFPGQLNADLRKLAVNMVPFPRLHFFMPGFAPLTSRGSQQYRALTVPELTQQVFDAKNMMAACDPRHGRYLTVAAVFRGRMSMKEVDEQMLNVQNKNSSYFVEWIPNNVKTAVCDIPPRGLKMAVTFIGNSTAIQELFKRISEQFTAMFRRKAFLHWYTGEGMDEMEFTEAESNMNDLVSEYQQYQDATAEEEEDFGEEAEEEA